The DNA sequence GGTAGGTCAACAGATCGCCCAGCAACTCCCGGTTCTGTATATTCCCGGCGACCTACCCGCCGGGCGATCACCAGCGAGTCACATGTTCGTACCGACGATCCGACCGCCGCCTGCGTTCTTGGCCCGGTACATCGCCGCGTCGGCGTTACCGACCATCACATCGACGATGTCGCCGTTCGGCGGGGGCCACGAGGGCACAAACGTCGTGACCGTCCCGATGCTGACGGAGACGAAATCGGTGCCTTCTCCCCCGCAAGACTCTGCCGGATCCGTTCGGCGAAGGCCTGGGCCTGCTTGGCATCGAGGTGCGCGAAGATCGCGAACTCGTCGCCTCCGATTCTCGCGAGAGCGTCAGCTCCCCGGCACAAATCGGCAAGGCAGTTCGCTGTGCGCGTCAGAACGGCATCCCCGGTGATGTGGCCGTGCGCGTCGTTGATCGATTTGAACTTGTCGATGTCGACCACAAACGCGGTGAGTGGTGACCACGGCGGATAGACAGCATGCGACTGCTGCAACGCCTCGGCCAGACCACGCCTGTTCAACACGCCGGTGAGTGCGTCCGTGAACGACTCCTTCGCGTCGCGACGCAGGAATGTGAGCGCGATCTGCGCGAGGATGTTCGTCGAGAGTCCGGCGCACATTGCGGTGAGTGCGAGCGCGGAGGCCACCAGGACGGACGTGCCAGGCGACATCACCGAGTACGTGTACGTGGCAACGATGACAACAAAAAGGTAGGCCAGCTGCGCGGACATCAATCGGGGCCCGTGAACAAAAGTCACGTACATCCCCGGGACCACAAACAGATTCAGCAGGGCAAGGGCCACGAGTGGCTCCCCGACGAACAAATAGGTGGTGATGGCCGCGTCGACGAAAACGACGAACCATGCCGAGGTCTTCTCGCGGGGCCACGGACCAAACCACCATGCGACCGAACAGACCGCGAAGCCCATCGCTGCCGCCAGCACAAGACCGTTGGTCAACAAGCACCCGCAGGGGTTGATCAAGATGACGAGTGCCCCGAACAACGCGTACACGAGGCAGCAGATCATCGCGCAGACACGGGTGACCAACAGCCACGTGCGCGACTCACCGTAGGTGTGCGCCCATTCGTAGTCGTAGGGCTGGGTGTACCACCAGCGCACAAGGCGAAAAACAACAGCCCAACGGTGTTTGCGAGATGGCTGTGGCAGACGAGGCTGTCCACGCTCGGTCCCGCGGAGAAGCCTCATTCACCTTCTATCGTGACGGATGGTCAAAGCGTTAGATCCTGTTCGCAGTCGAGCACGGACTGGTTCGGGTGTCGACACTGGACACCTACCTCAGACGACAGAACCCAGGCCGCGGTTTCATCTCGAAGAGATGGCGCAACAGACTGATTCCGTAGAAGTTGCCTTTCGGACAGATGATTGACGCTCGCAAATCTGGGTACATCGATCCTTAGGTTGGAGCCGACGGCCTATCTCTGCATCTACTTACTAGAGAGAACGCGAGACACACAATGACATCTTCAAGTGGTATTCCCATCCACGATCAGATGACGCCGAGTTCTGGGCCATCGCCGACTTCTGGTGAGACGTCAACCGCGGACGTCGCCAAGCAGCAAGCAGGCGATGTTGCAAGTGGCGCGACAGATGCCGGTAAGCATGTTGCATCGGTCGCAGGCGATCAGGCGTCGCAGGTCGCCGGCGAGGCCAAGACCCAGGCGAAAGACCTGCTGCACCAGACCAAGGGCGAACTGACAACGCAGGCTTCCGAGCAGCAGAAGCGTGTTGCCGGTGGTCTGCGGGCACTCTCCGACGAGTTCGGATCGATGGCCGACAAGTCCGAGAATCAGGGTATGGCAACCGATCTCACGCGTCAGGCCGCCCAGCACGCGCAGACGGTCGCATCGTGGCTCGACGACAGGGAGCCCGGCCAGATCCTGGACGAGGTGACCCGATTTGCCCGGCGCAAGCCCGGCATGTTCTTGGCTTTGGCTGCAGGTGCCGGTCTCGTGGCCGGGAGGCTCGGTCGAGGACTGACCGCAGCCAACAGTGACAGCGGCTCCAATGCGGGCGGAACGCCCAGTGCGGCGAACCTCCCCGACAACACGCAAACCGCGCCCATCCCGCCGATCCAGGCAGCTCCCCCGGTCGCCGGCTACGGCAGCGGACAGCATGCAGCGCCGCCTGCGCAGCCCGGTTACGTACCCGAGCCTCCCCGTACACCGTCGCGCCGGGATATCAAACGCAGCCCGGTTACCAGGCACAGCCGGGTTACCAGCAGCAGCCCGGCTACCAGCAGCCGCCGGCCCCGGGCGTGAACCCATGAGCGCCCCGTACGGCGCACACGCCGGAGAGGGAGCCGAGACAAACCCGCCATCGATAGGCGAACTGCTCTCGAATGTGAGCGAAGACCTGTCCATTCTCGTCCGTCAGGAACTCGCACTCGCGAAAGCCGAAGCCACTCAGACCGCCAGCCGGGTGGGCAAGGGTTCAGGAATGCTGGCAGGCGCTGCGGTGGCCGGCTACTTCGTACTCCTGTTCCTGTCCATCGCCCTGTGGTGGGGGCTCGGCAACGCGATCGGGCACGCATGGTCGGCCCTTGTGGTCATGTTGATCTGGGCCATCATCGCCGGTGTTCTGGCCGTCCTCGGTCGGACAGCACTGCGCAAGGCCAAAGGACTCCCGCAAACCACCGACACAGTCAAGAACATTCCCGGCGCACTGACGCCCCATCCCCAGGAGAGATCATGACCAGCAGTTCAGACCCCGATCAGATTCGTGCCGAGATCGAGCGCACCCGCGCGGCGCTCAGTTCAGACGTGGATACCCTTGCGTACGAGGCCAATCCGGCCACCATGGCCAAGCGAAAGGTCGGTCGCGTGACCGGTCGGCTCAGCGGCGTCCGTGAGCGCGTCATGGGTTCGGCTCAGGACTCCGCCCAGAATGCCTCGGCCACAACCAGTTCGGCAGCATCGTCGGTGACGGGTGCGGTTCAGTCCGCGTCCGGCACCGTTCAGGATGCCGTGCAGTCGGCACCCGGTGCGGCAAAGGCCCAGACCCAGGGCAACCCGTTGGCCGCCGGCTTGATTGCCTTCGGCGCGGGCTTGCTGGTGTCTGCGCTCATCCCCGCCAGCGAGAAAGAGCAGCAGGCGGCAGTGGCCCTCCAAGAGAAGGCTCAGCCCCTCACAGACGAGGTCACCGAGGTGGCCAAGCAGGCCGCACAGAATCTGCAGGGCCCGGCACAGGACGCGGCCGCAGCGGTCAAGGAGACAGCAACCGACGCTGCTGACACCGTCAAGCAGGAGGGCACATCTGCGGCCCAAGGCGTGCAGGAGCATGCGAAGGACGCGACAAACAAGGTTGCCGACCAACAGAAGTGACGTGGGGTGCCGCGCGGTGGGTCTCCTATCGCGCGGCCACGCGTGCGGCCGCGAACCGTTCGGGATCGATCCCGCCCCGCGATCCTTTATCGTTCTTGCACCACCCACAAAGGAAAAATGAGGCAGACATGAAGAAGTTCGCGGCACTGGTGGCATTCATCGGTTGCATGTTGTTCGCCGGCGCATGCAGCAGCGATGATGTGCAGGAAGCCACCGATCGAGCTACGGACAGCGCGAAGCAGGTGGCCGGTGACGTCTCGGACGCCACGGGGGATCTACGGGACGACGGCTACATCGAAGCTCTGAAGACTCAGGATGTGACGTTCGGTGATCGCACCAAGCAGATCGAGACCGGCAAACTGGCCTGCACGGAACTGTCCAACGGGTCGAGCATCGCCGACACCACAAAGAAGGTGGCCGAGGATGCCGGCATCAGCGAAGACAAGGCTCGAACGTTGATCAACATCGCCGTTCCCGCGTACTGCACGCAGAACTCGGCGAAACTCGCCGGCAACTGACCGTCTTTCACACCCCACTTCCGGCCCTGACCCAGTCAGGGCCGGAAGTTCATCTCCAGCTGGGTTCATAGTCTAGACTGTGAACCATGATCGACAGCGTGGCAGCAGTCCTCGGAACCGTGGGTGATCGCTGGGCTCTGCTCATCGTCCGGGAGGTGTCCCTGGGTCTGCGACGTTTTGACGAGATCCAGCGCGCCACCACCGCACCCCGGCAGGTGGTCTCCGATCGCCTTCGCCGTTTGACCGAAGCCG is a window from the Williamsia sp. DF01-3 genome containing:
- a CDS encoding diguanylate cyclase domain-containing protein, whose amino-acid sequence is MRWWYTQPYDYEWAHTYGESRTWLLVTRVCAMICCLVYALFGALVILINPCGCLLTNGLVLAAAMGFAVCSVAWWFGPWPREKTSAWFVVFVDAAITTYLFVGEPLVALALLNLFVVPGMYVTFVHGPRLMSAQLAYLFVVIVATYTYSVMSPGTSVLVASALALTAMCAGLSTNILAQIALTFLRRDAKESFTDALTGVLNRRGLAEALQQSHAVYPPWSPLTAFVVDIDKFKSINDAHGHITGDAVLTRTANCLADLCRGADALARIGGDEFAIFAHLDAKQAQAFAERIRQSLAGEKAPISSPSASGRSRRLCPRGPRRTATSSM
- a CDS encoding phage holin family protein translates to MSAPYGAHAGEGAETNPPSIGELLSNVSEDLSILVRQELALAKAEATQTASRVGKGSGMLAGAAVAGYFVLLFLSIALWWGLGNAIGHAWSALVVMLIWAIIAGVLAVLGRTALRKAKGLPQTTDTVKNIPGALTPHPQERS
- a CDS encoding DUF3618 domain-containing protein, whose amino-acid sequence is MTSSSDPDQIRAEIERTRAALSSDVDTLAYEANPATMAKRKVGRVTGRLSGVRERVMGSAQDSAQNASATTSSAASSVTGAVQSASGTVQDAVQSAPGAAKAQTQGNPLAAGLIAFGAGLLVSALIPASEKEQQAAVALQEKAQPLTDEVTEVAKQAAQNLQGPAQDAAAAVKETATDAADTVKQEGTSAAQGVQEHAKDATNKVADQQK
- a CDS encoding DUF732 domain-containing protein; the protein is MKKFAALVAFIGCMLFAGACSSDDVQEATDRATDSAKQVAGDVSDATGDLRDDGYIEALKTQDVTFGDRTKQIETGKLACTELSNGSSIADTTKKVAEDAGISEDKARTLINIAVPAYCTQNSAKLAGN